A part of Geoanaerobacter pelophilus genomic DNA contains:
- a CDS encoding cache domain-containing protein, protein MKSLRYSIRLKLTVATMVPLVVAITLCWIIGATLITTRIFAQAQNKVKTDLNAAHELFLAEQARTGDIIRLTGLSPELSDSVEKATSNSIAVQLHGILRNERLAFLTVVDRYGMVVYRAANPGISGDSLATVQSVEKALSGAAYSGVAVIAADVAGKENPGLPELMKVQVKDTPHARTYAKKLEDRGMFIVAASPLKTAAGRTVGAVYGGKLLNGDNSLVERISRVVFDRGEGGSGNATIFMDDVRIATTVIDQSGTRVIGTRMSEEVYGEIIRGENWTGRAFVYNAWHLSAYEPIRDINNSIVGALYAGTPEQPLLEVRWRIHAIFTGVIMFVALLGFSTSAWISSRLSRPIKALEEGARRIASGESLPDIHVDTQDEIASLANEFNVMKKRLQVREEEILTLNRTLEQKVVERTAQLEAQGARLLEAQAELARSERLAGLGMLSAGVAHEINNPLAIIRGNAELLQFSNPVGSENSDEVVTIMRQVARIERIIRNLLVFSRGTEKRIAQLSLGGLLDEILDTVHHQLQLDNYQVMREYRNVVVHLEGDEDQLRQVFTNLIVNGLQAMAQGGILTIGFSQDTEGSVCRVTISDTGPGITQEQMEKLFTPFFSTKRGGTGLGLAVSYGIVRDHGGDIYAESTAGEGATFTVVLPLKQGGCEGQSVGGDG, encoded by the coding sequence ATGAAAAGCCTCCGTTACTCTATTCGCCTGAAACTGACTGTTGCCACCATGGTTCCGCTGGTGGTCGCCATAACTCTCTGCTGGATAATCGGTGCAACGCTGATTACCACCAGGATCTTTGCCCAGGCACAGAATAAAGTCAAAACCGACCTTAATGCGGCACATGAACTGTTTCTTGCCGAACAGGCCCGGACCGGAGATATCATCCGGCTCACCGGCCTCTCGCCCGAATTGTCTGACTCTGTAGAAAAGGCAACCAGCAATTCGATAGCTGTTCAGTTGCATGGAATCCTTCGCAATGAGCGCCTTGCCTTTTTGACGGTTGTCGACCGTTACGGCATGGTCGTGTACCGTGCTGCCAACCCCGGAATTAGCGGGGATTCTCTCGCAACAGTCCAATCTGTCGAAAAGGCCCTTAGTGGGGCGGCATACAGCGGTGTGGCGGTTATTGCGGCTGATGTGGCTGGTAAGGAAAATCCTGGCCTTCCCGAATTGATGAAGGTGCAGGTCAAGGACACTCCGCACGCCAGGACTTATGCCAAGAAACTGGAAGACCGGGGAATGTTTATCGTGGCGGCATCTCCGCTCAAGACCGCGGCAGGGAGGACTGTTGGCGCGGTATATGGGGGAAAGCTCCTCAATGGGGACAACTCGTTGGTTGAAAGGATAAGCCGGGTCGTTTTCGATCGGGGCGAGGGGGGAAGTGGCAATGCGACCATCTTTATGGATGATGTCCGGATTGCTACGACCGTCATTGATCAAAGCGGCACCCGGGTCATCGGCACCCGCATGTCCGAAGAGGTGTATGGCGAAATTATCAGGGGTGAAAACTGGACCGGCAGGGCTTTTGTCTACAATGCCTGGCATCTGTCTGCATACGAGCCCATTCGCGATATCAACAACAGCATTGTCGGCGCCCTCTACGCGGGCACGCCGGAACAACCGCTGCTGGAGGTTCGTTGGCGCATTCATGCCATTTTCACCGGCGTCATCATGTTCGTTGCCCTGCTTGGTTTCAGCACCTCGGCGTGGATAAGCTCGCGTCTTTCCCGGCCGATAAAGGCACTGGAAGAAGGGGCCAGAAGGATTGCCTCAGGGGAAAGCCTTCCGGATATTCATGTTGATACCCAAGATGAGATCGCTTCTCTGGCCAATGAGTTTAATGTTATGAAAAAGCGGCTGCAGGTGCGGGAAGAAGAGATCCTGACCCTGAACCGAACGCTTGAGCAGAAGGTGGTTGAGCGGACCGCGCAACTTGAAGCCCAGGGTGCGCGGTTGCTGGAAGCCCAGGCGGAACTGGCCCGTTCCGAGCGGTTGGCTGGTTTGGGGATGTTGTCCGCCGGGGTAGCCCATGAAATCAATAACCCGCTGGCTATTATCAGGGGAAATGCCGAACTGTTACAGTTCTCGAATCCTGTTGGTTCCGAAAACAGTGATGAGGTAGTTACCATAATGCGCCAGGTTGCCCGGATTGAGAGAATCATCCGTAACCTGCTTGTCTTCTCCAGGGGCACTGAAAAGCGTATTGCGCAATTGTCGCTGGGAGGACTTCTGGATGAGATTCTTGACACTGTTCACCATCAGCTCCAACTGGACAATTATCAGGTGATGAGGGAATACCGGAATGTCGTGGTGCATCTGGAAGGTGACGAGGACCAACTGCGGCAGGTCTTCACCAATCTGATCGTAAATGGTCTGCAGGCAATGGCGCAGGGGGGCATTCTCACTATCGGTTTTTCGCAGGATACGGAAGGCAGTGTTTGCCGAGTCACGATTTCAGATACCGGTCCCGGAATAACTCAAGAACAGATGGAAAAGCTGTTCACTCCATTCTTCTCAACGAAACGGGGTGGCACCGGATTGGGGCTGGCTGTTTCCTATGGCATAGTGAGGGACCATGGTGGGGACATTTATGCTGAGAGCACCGCGGGAGAGGGGGCCACTTTTACTGTCGTGCTTCCGCTTAAACAGGGTGGTTGCGAGGGGCAGTCAGTTGGAGGCGATGGTTAA
- a CDS encoding LemA family protein, whose protein sequence is MNKWYIALLAMVAFFTVSAGMLDNLNKDDDAVVKAWLRVEAAYLQRLALLGPYLQKASSQVDNSAELAALAQSFSSATSGTPNNPSDLKEIAVFKEKQEAVTAALAKLVVSQDLYPRLMKDPEFRTIHNSLDSIENRISSANEDYTRTLHEHAVKKQSLIYRVADLWGPDVMPSQPSSQQKAKVAVVVNRGVHIGSAIPQCNQLTIASN, encoded by the coding sequence ATGAACAAGTGGTATATTGCACTTTTGGCCATGGTTGCCTTTTTCACAGTATCAGCCGGCATGCTTGACAATCTGAACAAAGATGATGATGCCGTTGTCAAGGCATGGTTGAGGGTGGAAGCAGCCTATCTCCAACGACTCGCTCTGCTCGGGCCTTATCTTCAGAAAGCAAGCAGTCAGGTGGACAATTCCGCAGAACTGGCCGCGCTGGCCCAATCTTTCAGTTCTGCCACAAGTGGTACGCCAAACAATCCCTCAGACCTTAAGGAAATAGCCGTTTTCAAGGAAAAACAGGAAGCCGTTACCGCAGCCCTGGCCAAACTGGTTGTCTCTCAGGATCTATACCCCAGGCTCATGAAAGATCCGGAGTTCCGCACCATCCATAACAGTCTTGACAGCATTGAAAACCGGATATCTTCGGCAAATGAGGATTACACCCGCACGCTGCATGAGCATGCCGTCAAGAAGCAAAGCCTGATCTACAGAGTTGCCGACCTTTGGGGCCCTGACGTTATGCCCAGCCAGCCTAGTTCTCAGCAAAAAGCCAAGGTGGCAGTTGTCGTTAATCGCGGAGTCCACATCGGCTCCGCAATCCCACAGTGTAACCAGTTAACCATCGCCTCCAACTGA
- a CDS encoding helix-turn-helix transcriptional regulator — protein MGRGKPAKRYSQAARVHDIIRLIEARHGMTVEELAEEAGVTARTVHRDLNAIHEAGYPLISEWESGRKVYRFLTRFKDVPPVNFTLQELATMYFLRSQSELFHGTPFAEEMAAIFRKVRSVLPPRLAAHLERIAGVAIPLLQGRHDYSGHAEIIKQVRDALVHQNRLTVSYRASGRDHASVYSVDPYTLAFYKGGLYLLGFAHNRNAFRTFALDRIVSVSIQKERFELPDDYQPEDRLRDAFGIVAEEAMEVKIRFSPLVADAVKGRIWHPSQRFEDRDDGGIELTFAAGGKLEIVSWVLSYGEHAEIIAPLELRQMVTKAVSGLTAIYCR, from the coding sequence ATGGGCCGAGGTAAACCGGCAAAGCGCTACTCCCAGGCAGCGCGAGTGCATGACATCATAAGGCTTATCGAGGCTCGCCACGGCATGACTGTTGAGGAGTTGGCCGAAGAGGCCGGTGTGACCGCAAGAACGGTCCATCGTGACCTGAATGCTATTCATGAGGCCGGGTATCCGCTGATATCGGAGTGGGAAAGCGGTCGGAAGGTTTACCGGTTTTTGACCCGTTTCAAAGATGTTCCCCCGGTGAATTTTACGCTTCAGGAACTGGCAACCATGTATTTCCTGAGAAGCCAGTCAGAACTGTTCCATGGGACACCATTTGCTGAGGAAATGGCAGCTATTTTCCGCAAGGTAAGATCGGTGCTGCCGCCGCGCCTTGCCGCGCACCTTGAGAGAATTGCCGGCGTTGCCATTCCTTTGCTTCAGGGGCGACACGACTATAGTGGCCATGCGGAGATCATCAAGCAGGTGAGGGATGCGCTCGTGCACCAGAATCGCCTGACGGTAAGTTATCGCGCGTCAGGAAGGGACCACGCGTCTGTTTATTCCGTAGATCCTTATACCTTGGCTTTCTACAAGGGCGGGCTTTATCTTTTGGGCTTCGCTCACAACCGCAATGCGTTCCGGACCTTTGCCCTGGACCGCATAGTTTCCGTATCAATCCAAAAAGAGCGGTTTGAGCTTCCAGATGACTATCAGCCGGAGGATCGCCTGCGTGATGCTTTTGGGATTGTGGCCGAGGAGGCAATGGAGGTGAAGATACGTTTTTCTCCTCTTGTTGCGGATGCTGTAAAGGGAAGGATCTGGCACCCAAGCCAGCGATTTGAGGATAGAGATGATGGTGGTATTGAATTGACCTTTGCTGCAGGAGGGAAGCTGGAAATTGTTTCGTGGGTGCTCTCATATGGAGAGCATGCTGAAATTATTGCTCCGCTAGAGCTCAGACAGATGGTAACCAAGGCGGTTTCAGGGCTTACGGCGATCTATTGCCGATAG
- a CDS encoding substrate-binding domain-containing protein: MIRRYISKIISASLLALTFAAPVHAKRPGPPEVFKIMGDSPALASVIFPLKEAFQSENKMQLLVIEETTPLTGLQEADRGIGDALVVAMPFDELNRLAADSGMIRRNKSLTQFSVLVNEVSYKVIVNPANPVSKLSAKELRRIFSGRYKDWDDVDGTKGPVSIVWGEWSTGASWVLASTVMDDEPIIKNMVRAESISEIIAKVAQDPRAIGIVPTSGLTPAVKALETPELKIEGPIILVTVGFPTSKHFQLMKLIKGEGQRLVGY, encoded by the coding sequence ATGATCCGAAGATATATTTCAAAGATAATTTCAGCATCACTTCTAGCGCTGACATTTGCGGCACCGGTTCACGCCAAGCGGCCAGGCCCGCCAGAGGTCTTCAAAATTATGGGAGACTCGCCAGCCCTGGCATCGGTTATTTTCCCGCTCAAAGAGGCATTCCAGAGCGAAAATAAAATGCAACTCCTGGTCATAGAGGAAACGACTCCGCTCACCGGCCTGCAGGAGGCGGACAGAGGTATCGGCGATGCCCTTGTCGTAGCCATGCCATTTGATGAACTGAACCGGCTCGCCGCTGACTCTGGCATGATCAGGCGCAACAAGTCACTTACCCAGTTCTCCGTACTTGTGAATGAAGTGTCTTACAAAGTCATAGTCAACCCTGCGAACCCGGTCAGCAAGCTTTCGGCAAAAGAGCTCAGAAGGATTTTTTCCGGCAGATACAAAGACTGGGATGATGTGGATGGAACCAAGGGTCCGGTTTCCATCGTCTGGGGAGAATGGAGCACTGGCGCCTCATGGGTACTCGCCAGCACTGTCATGGATGATGAGCCGATAATAAAAAATATGGTCCGGGCAGAAAGCATCTCCGAGATTATTGCCAAGGTTGCCCAAGATCCACGGGCCATAGGAATCGTGCCGACCAGTGGGTTAACACCTGCGGTCAAGGCGCTGGAAACTCCAGAGCTGAAAATCGAGGGGCCGATTATCCTGGTTACGGTCGGCTTCCCCACTTCCAAACATTTTCAGCTGATGAAGCTTATTAAAGGGGAAGGACAACGGCTCGTCGGTTACTGA
- a CDS encoding class I SAM-dependent methyltransferase: MTEHTENELEKLIKERIAAKGRITFAEYMAACLYEPGLGYYTSPGRKVGAEGDFYTSSNVHQAFGRVIAKELAQMWQCLGMPDAFDLVEAGAGGGQLALDIMDTLAEVAPEFYPKVTYRFIEKEPSLRDAQAAKLAGHEGKLAWSTPDDLLSGNISVIGCILSNELIDSFPVHLVEQTGGGLKEVYVVTVAGELGEQVDELSNPAIAACLERVGATLVAGQRAEVNLAAPAWITAAASCLKKGFILTIDYGFPAKVLYRPGRMNGTLLCYYRHTLEENPYLNPGLQDITTHVDFTTLMQAGEAAGVATVWFGEQYRFLMGGGIIQELIELEARAVGDEEKIRHRLALKKLMLPEGGMGDTFQVLVQSKGVDNPQLRCMRDWSGLL, from the coding sequence ATGACAGAACATACTGAAAATGAACTGGAAAAGCTCATCAAGGAGCGGATTGCCGCAAAGGGCAGGATAACCTTTGCCGAATACATGGCTGCATGTCTTTACGAGCCTGGCTTAGGGTATTATACCTCACCAGGGCGGAAGGTTGGGGCTGAGGGAGACTTCTATACCAGCAGCAATGTTCATCAGGCCTTTGGCCGGGTTATTGCCAAGGAGCTTGCGCAGATGTGGCAATGCCTTGGCATGCCGGACGCCTTTGACCTGGTTGAGGCCGGTGCCGGTGGCGGTCAGCTGGCACTCGACATAATGGACACCCTGGCTGAGGTGGCACCGGAGTTTTATCCGAAAGTTACCTATCGCTTTATCGAAAAAGAACCGTCATTGCGAGACGCTCAGGCGGCAAAACTTGCTGGGCATGAGGGGAAGCTGGCCTGGAGTACGCCCGACGACCTCCTTTCCGGCAATATTTCGGTAATAGGCTGTATCCTGTCCAATGAGCTGATCGACTCGTTTCCTGTGCATCTGGTCGAGCAGACTGGCGGGGGGCTCAAGGAAGTTTATGTGGTAACAGTCGCTGGCGAACTCGGCGAGCAGGTTGACGAGCTGTCAAACCCGGCAATAGCCGCTTGTCTTGAGAGGGTCGGTGCGACGCTGGTGGCGGGTCAGCGCGCCGAAGTCAATCTTGCCGCCCCTGCTTGGATCACAGCTGCGGCATCATGCCTTAAGAAGGGGTTTATTCTCACCATTGATTACGGTTTTCCGGCCAAGGTCTTATATCGGCCCGGCAGGATGAACGGGACTCTGCTTTGTTACTATCGTCACACTCTCGAGGAAAACCCATATCTTAACCCTGGACTGCAGGATATCACCACGCATGTGGATTTCACCACCCTTATGCAGGCTGGTGAGGCCGCAGGTGTTGCCACGGTCTGGTTCGGAGAACAGTACCGTTTCCTTATGGGGGGTGGGATAATCCAGGAGCTGATAGAGCTTGAGGCCCGTGCCGTCGGCGATGAAGAGAAAATCCGTCATCGGCTCGCTCTGAAGAAGCTCATGCTTCCTGAAGGAGGCATGGGCGATACCTTTCAGGTTCTTGTTCAGTCTAAGGGGGTGGATAACCCTCAGCTGCGTTGTATGAGAGATTGGAGCGGTTTGCTGTGA
- a CDS encoding HAD family hydrolase, translating into MIRAGIFDLDGTLYFADSLGREIGRVAALYISTIKGIDQDSAWELIRDTRKRLSNAHGLEASLSVACQTLGGDLRELHRVFAAEIVPEAHLGRDEAIISLLTSLAAVFPLYIYTNNNVSLSARIMEAIGVSHLFQRVFTIEDDWCPKPNKATIEAIMSEIGRVPSECLFVGDRFDIDLRLPESLGATVHLVSCREDLLSLKTYVL; encoded by the coding sequence ATGATCAGAGCCGGTATTTTTGATCTTGACGGCACCCTCTACTTCGCAGACTCTCTGGGGCGGGAGATCGGCAGAGTTGCCGCTTTGTATATCTCTACTATCAAAGGGATAGACCAGGATTCGGCCTGGGAGCTTATAAGGGATACGCGGAAGCGGTTGAGCAACGCTCATGGTCTGGAGGCCTCTCTCAGCGTGGCCTGCCAAACACTTGGCGGGGATCTGCGCGAACTGCACCGAGTGTTTGCTGCGGAGATCGTTCCGGAAGCCCATCTTGGCAGAGACGAGGCGATAATTTCCCTGCTGACATCCTTGGCCGCAGTTTTCCCGCTTTATATCTATACGAACAATAATGTCTCGCTTTCTGCACGGATCATGGAAGCAATTGGAGTCAGTCACCTGTTCCAGAGAGTGTTTACCATTGAAGATGACTGGTGTCCGAAACCGAACAAGGCTACGATCGAAGCAATCATGTCCGAGATAGGGAGAGTCCCTTCCGAGTGTCTTTTTGTGGGAGATCGTTTTGACATCGATCTCCGGTTGCCGGAAAGCTTGGGAGCTACGGTGCATCTGGTCTCTTGCCGGGAAGACCTTCTGTCGCTAAAAACATATGTTTTGTGA
- a CDS encoding aspartate ammonia-lyase, protein MTYRIEKDSLGTVEVPEHAYYGAQTARAVANFPISGLRPHPSLVWATVLIKKCAARANMATGRLDENIGRAIIRAADELLAGELSDQFVVDPFQAGAGTSHNMNANEVLANRAAELLGGARGSYDLVHPNDHVNMAQSTNDVFPTAMRLACLKQVERLGPCLENLAAALRQKGLEFDTILKSGRTHLQDAVPIRLGQEFAAWAKAVDGNLAGIRRAMPDLQELGIGGTAVGTGMNAEAAYIDHIVAGLAAETGFKLSRGKDLVERMQNMDPFVSLSSSLKGLAVTLARIANDLRLLASGPRTGLDEITLPPVQPGSSIMPGKVNPVMAEMTDMVAFQVIGADSTVTLAAQAGQLELNVMMPVIAFNLLFAMEILANAINKLTESCITGITAHADKCRHYLEDSLGLATVLAPYIGYMAAAEVAKESVASGRSIAEVALAKGILSEARLAEILEPMPLTSPGVPGATKESK, encoded by the coding sequence ATGACCTATCGTATCGAAAAAGACTCTCTGGGAACGGTTGAAGTTCCGGAACATGCATATTATGGGGCGCAAACAGCCCGTGCGGTGGCAAACTTCCCGATTTCAGGGTTGAGACCTCATCCATCGCTGGTATGGGCCACTGTTTTAATCAAAAAATGTGCAGCTCGCGCCAATATGGCAACCGGCCGCCTGGATGAAAACATAGGACGGGCAATTATCCGGGCTGCGGATGAACTGCTTGCCGGCGAGCTGTCAGACCAGTTTGTTGTTGACCCTTTCCAGGCCGGCGCCGGGACTTCTCATAACATGAACGCCAACGAGGTGCTGGCCAACCGTGCCGCGGAGCTTCTGGGCGGGGCGCGCGGCAGCTATGATCTGGTTCACCCCAACGACCATGTCAATATGGCGCAATCAACGAACGACGTCTTTCCTACTGCGATGCGCCTGGCATGTCTCAAACAGGTTGAGCGCCTAGGTCCATGCCTGGAAAATCTTGCAGCAGCCTTGCGCCAAAAAGGCCTGGAGTTCGACACCATCCTCAAGTCAGGGCGAACCCATTTACAGGACGCCGTCCCTATACGCCTTGGGCAGGAGTTTGCGGCTTGGGCAAAGGCTGTTGATGGCAACCTTGCCGGTATCCGCAGGGCGATGCCGGATCTGCAGGAGCTTGGTATTGGCGGTACGGCGGTCGGGACCGGCATGAACGCCGAGGCTGCCTATATCGATCATATTGTCGCCGGGCTTGCTGCTGAAACAGGGTTTAAGCTGTCTCGGGGCAAGGACCTTGTCGAACGGATGCAGAACATGGATCCCTTCGTATCGCTTAGCTCCAGTCTCAAGGGGTTGGCCGTGACCCTTGCCCGAATAGCAAACGATTTGCGGCTTCTGGCATCCGGTCCCCGCACCGGCCTTGACGAGATAACCCTGCCACCGGTACAGCCCGGCTCTTCGATAATGCCGGGAAAGGTGAATCCGGTAATGGCGGAAATGACCGATATGGTGGCCTTTCAGGTGATCGGCGCTGATTCAACAGTGACTCTTGCTGCCCAGGCAGGACAACTTGAGCTCAATGTCATGATGCCGGTAATTGCCTTTAATCTGCTCTTTGCCATGGAGATCCTTGCCAACGCAATAAATAAGCTCACTGAAAGCTGTATAACTGGGATAACTGCCCATGCTGACAAGTGTCGCCATTATCTTGAGGATTCGCTGGGGTTGGCAACGGTTCTTGCCCCGTATATCGGCTATATGGCAGCAGCGGAAGTAGCAAAAGAATCAGTTGCGTCAGGGCGCAGTATTGCGGAAGTGGCTTTGGCGAAGGGAATTCTTTCTGAGGCGAGGCTGGCCGAGATTCTGGAGCCGATGCCCCTCACCAGCCCAGGAGTACCGGGGGCAACGAAAGAAAGCAAGTAA
- a CDS encoding NifU family protein, translated as MLEEVKSALDLVRPALQADGGDVELVEVTEDGVVKVRLKGACGSCPMSTMTLKMGIERTLKDKVPGVKEVVSV; from the coding sequence ATGCTTGAAGAAGTTAAAAGTGCGCTTGATCTGGTACGCCCCGCGCTACAGGCTGACGGTGGTGATGTGGAGTTGGTTGAGGTTACTGAGGACGGTGTTGTCAAAGTCCGCCTTAAGGGTGCTTGCGGCAGCTGTCCCATGTCTACCATGACTTTGAAGATGGGAATTGAAAGAACCTTGAAAGATAAGGTACCTGGTGTAAAAGAAGTAGTTTCGGTTTAA
- a CDS encoding phospholipase D-like domain-containing protein, with protein MSHFRFTKKRKSSRARRFFGRFLRSTEATATHGNMVELLQNGEEFFSSLFSSLRDAQQFINLEFYLIRDDATGRELASILADVAMRGVRVSLLYDYIGCFDTPASYFRGLEQAGVVCLPFNPPPFKRGIAWFDKRDHRKIVIIDGIRAFAGGMNIGSEYAGFGEDRKRWRDVGLSVSGAAAVELQRLFCETWQAESGVISGSPGCKTSNTKSATGNKGDATVHIVSGGPHHNRSHIHNAFRLAIGRARKCITVANPYFIPGPRVIRSLLRAAARDVRVRLILPAINDVPLVGLVSRSSYATLLKGGIEIYEREETVLHAKVMLIDSRWSIIGSANLDHRSFHRNYEVNLIVDSHSFGVQVADMLDRDLGFSRRVLLDEHERRGWLVRMLERLAAPISWFL; from the coding sequence ATGTCCCATTTCCGCTTCACAAAGAAACGGAAATCCTCACGCGCCAGGCGCTTCTTCGGTCGTTTCCTCAGGAGCACCGAAGCGACTGCCACTCATGGCAATATGGTAGAACTTCTCCAGAATGGTGAGGAGTTCTTTTCTTCCTTGTTTTCTTCCCTTCGTGACGCCCAGCAGTTCATTAATCTGGAATTTTACCTTATAAGAGATGATGCCACCGGGCGGGAACTGGCATCGATCCTCGCTGATGTCGCAATGCGCGGGGTCAGGGTTTCTCTGCTCTACGATTACATCGGCTGTTTCGACACCCCTGCCTCTTATTTTCGCGGCCTCGAGCAGGCCGGGGTCGTTTGTCTGCCATTCAATCCTCCGCCGTTCAAACGTGGCATTGCCTGGTTCGATAAGCGTGATCACCGGAAAATTGTCATCATTGACGGTATCAGGGCATTCGCCGGAGGAATGAATATCGGTTCAGAGTATGCCGGTTTCGGTGAAGACCGGAAGCGCTGGCGTGATGTCGGGCTCTCCGTGTCAGGTGCCGCAGCGGTTGAACTGCAACGCCTTTTCTGCGAGACCTGGCAAGCGGAATCAGGTGTGATCTCAGGGAGCCCTGGGTGCAAGACAAGCAATACAAAAAGCGCTACAGGGAATAAAGGGGATGCTACAGTTCACATTGTCAGCGGAGGGCCGCACCATAACCGTTCGCACATCCATAACGCTTTCCGGCTGGCAATCGGCAGGGCAAGGAAATGTATCACCGTTGCCAACCCCTATTTCATACCGGGCCCAAGGGTAATCAGGTCTTTGCTCAGGGCCGCGGCCAGGGACGTCAGAGTACGGCTGATCCTGCCGGCAATCAACGATGTCCCGTTAGTCGGTCTGGTGAGCCGCAGTTCCTATGCGACGCTTCTGAAAGGCGGCATCGAGATCTATGAGAGGGAAGAAACAGTTCTTCATGCCAAGGTGATGCTTATTGACTCCCGCTGGTCGATCATCGGTTCTGCTAATCTTGATCACAGAAGTTTTCATCGGAATTACGAAGTGAATCTCATCGTTGACAGCCATTCGTTCGGTGTTCAGGTGGCGGATATGCTTGACCGGGATCTTGGGTTTTCACGACGGGTGCTGCTGGATGAGCACGAAAGGAGAGGCTGGTTGGTCCGGATGCTGGAACGGTTGGCTGCGCCGATCAGCTGGTTTCTCTAA
- a CDS encoding response regulator, producing the protein MNKPMGTILVEVGIISSLTLERALERQKGTGKKLGTVLEEMGVVTEEEVADALSRQLSMQMVKKIRGHQFAPELFTLVPPEIAVENTVFPLRVKDGVLALAVSDPYCIDVVDNLSRKTGLKVIAVLSTGKEIRAAIQEYYLHGAETPASQLRILVVEDSSVVANVVKAVLEREGFEVLQASDGLEGLKLAISSKPTVILCDSVMPRMDGFALKRALAAQTETAKIPVILLTSKASPEEEQKALSSGFFDFIAKPVNAVRIVSRIRRAIEISSPSL; encoded by the coding sequence GTGAATAAACCGATGGGGACAATACTGGTTGAAGTGGGGATAATTTCATCACTTACTCTGGAGCGTGCTCTGGAGCGTCAGAAGGGTACCGGTAAAAAACTAGGGACCGTATTGGAGGAGATGGGGGTAGTGACCGAGGAGGAAGTTGCAGATGCCTTGTCCCGACAGCTCTCCATGCAAATGGTGAAGAAGATTCGGGGTCATCAGTTTGCCCCGGAGCTTTTTACCCTGGTCCCGCCTGAGATTGCCGTTGAAAATACCGTGTTCCCTCTGCGGGTGAAAGACGGGGTTCTGGCGCTGGCGGTGTCGGATCCATATTGTATTGATGTTGTCGATAACCTCTCACGGAAAACCGGTCTCAAGGTTATTGCCGTACTCTCCACCGGAAAGGAGATCCGGGCCGCGATACAGGAGTATTATCTGCATGGCGCCGAGACTCCGGCTTCGCAATTACGTATCCTGGTTGTCGAGGATTCTTCGGTGGTTGCCAATGTGGTAAAGGCTGTCTTGGAACGTGAGGGTTTTGAGGTGTTGCAGGCTTCGGACGGCTTGGAAGGGCTCAAGTTAGCCATCAGCTCGAAGCCTACTGTAATCCTCTGTGACTCTGTAATGCCGAGGATGGATGGTTTTGCCTTGAAGCGGGCACTTGCCGCCCAAACCGAAACAGCCAAAATACCGGTAATACTGCTTACCTCCAAGGCCTCTCCCGAAGAAGAGCAGAAGGCGCTTTCCTCTGGTTTTTTCGATTTTATCGCCAAGCCGGTGAATGCGGTAAGAATTGTCTCCAGGATCAGACGCGCCATAGAAATCAGTTCTCCATCGCTTTAA